From Pseudomonas sp. FP2335, the proteins below share one genomic window:
- a CDS encoding M24 family metallopeptidase — protein MRYAQAMTWQAIEQLAQRIRPGMLESQARELGKHVLADLDMQRIWHPLLVRFGANTLKAFNQRSEGDPVLGEDDIFFIDMGAVWQGHEGDAGATFATGNDPEMIACASAAKELFDRVQARWKNEQVVGLELYRYAEAQAQAMGWQLNLDIKGHRVSDFPHAIHRGGDLGDFEHYPNAGLWILEIQIAHPSKPYGAFYEDLLA, from the coding sequence ATGCGCTACGCCCAGGCCATGACCTGGCAAGCCATCGAACAACTCGCCCAACGCATCCGCCCCGGCATGCTTGAATCCCAAGCCCGCGAACTGGGCAAGCACGTCCTCGCCGACCTCGACATGCAACGCATCTGGCACCCGCTGCTGGTGCGCTTTGGCGCCAATACCCTCAAGGCGTTCAACCAGCGCTCCGAAGGTGACCCGGTGCTGGGCGAAGACGACATCTTCTTCATCGACATGGGCGCCGTGTGGCAAGGCCACGAAGGTGATGCCGGTGCCACGTTCGCCACCGGCAACGACCCGGAAATGATCGCCTGCGCCAGCGCGGCCAAGGAACTCTTCGACCGCGTGCAGGCACGCTGGAAAAACGAGCAGGTCGTCGGCCTCGAGCTGTACCGCTACGCCGAAGCACAAGCCCAGGCCATGGGCTGGCAATTGAACCTCGACATCAAGGGCCACCGCGTCAGCGACTTCCCCCACGCCATCCACCGTGGCGGCGACCTTGGCGACTTCGAGCACTACCCGAATGCGGGACTGTGGATCCTCGAAATCCAGATCGCCCACCCGAGCAAACCCTACGGCGCCTTTTACGAAGACCTGCTTGCCTGA
- a CDS encoding DMT family transporter: protein MNLSIVYALAAAALFGASTPLAKSLGLGLSPILLAGLLYLGSGVGLAGVRLIRDRGWKPSGLTPSEWPWLLGAIAFGGILGPVALMFGLTHTSGATASLMLNLESVLTALIAWLVFRENADRRIVLGMFAIVLGGLALSGAGGGGGQQDWTGPFAVALACLCWGIDNNLTRKVSASDAVFIAGTKGLMAGLVNCSLAVYLGAQIPGLAQLAPILLVGFLGYGISLVLFVLALRGLGSARTGAYFSTAPFLGAATALLVLGESVTLAFWAASALMAIGVWLHLTERHAHDHQHEAMEHGHRHVHDDHHQHEHDFEWDPAVPHNHVHVHSPVRHSHAHFPDVHHRHRH, encoded by the coding sequence ATGAACCTCAGCATCGTTTACGCCCTGGCCGCCGCCGCCCTCTTCGGCGCCAGCACCCCACTCGCCAAAAGCCTCGGCCTGGGCCTCTCGCCCATACTGCTCGCCGGCCTGCTCTACCTCGGCAGCGGCGTGGGACTCGCCGGCGTGCGGCTGATCCGTGATCGCGGCTGGAAACCCAGCGGACTGACCCCATCGGAATGGCCCTGGCTACTCGGCGCCATTGCATTCGGCGGCATCCTCGGCCCGGTTGCGCTGATGTTCGGCCTCACCCACACCTCCGGCGCGACGGCCTCCCTGATGCTCAACCTGGAGTCGGTCCTGACCGCGCTGATCGCGTGGCTGGTGTTCAGGGAAAACGCCGATCGGCGCATCGTCCTCGGCATGTTTGCCATCGTACTGGGTGGCCTGGCGCTATCCGGCGCAGGCGGTGGCGGCGGCCAGCAGGATTGGACCGGGCCGTTCGCGGTGGCACTGGCGTGTTTGTGCTGGGGGATTGATAACAATCTGACACGCAAGGTCTCCGCGTCTGACGCCGTGTTCATCGCTGGCACCAAAGGGCTGATGGCCGGGCTGGTCAATTGCAGCCTGGCGGTTTATCTCGGCGCACAGATTCCAGGCTTGGCGCAGTTGGCGCCGATCCTGTTGGTGGGGTTCCTGGGCTACGGCATCAGCCTGGTCCTGTTTGTCCTGGCCCTGCGCGGGCTCGGCAGTGCGCGGACCGGCGCTTACTTTTCCACGGCACCGTTCCTCGGCGCGGCGACAGCGCTGCTGGTGCTGGGGGAATCGGTGACACTGGCGTTCTGGGCAGCATCGGCACTGATGGCCATCGGCGTGTGGCTACACCTGACGGAGCGGCACGCCCATGACCATCAACATGAGGCAATGGAACACGGGCACCGCCACGTGCATGACGATCATCACCAGCACGAACACGACTTTGAATGGGACCCGGCAGTGCCGCATAACCATGTGCATGTCCACAGCCCGGTGCGGCATAGTCACGCGCATTTTCCGGATGTGCATCATCGACATAGGCATTGA
- a CDS encoding cytochrome c: MTKQGRIPVRASLIASFGLAWLIHTPLSFADNINGKNLYSQRCAMCHGADLKATGPLANKSNPPTPDLTTRAFKKRMSDYPGVIVSSVILRPNGDLIPRTLRENGVKVPPHAWSVKDFRDLNEYMSGVIAKG; this comes from the coding sequence ATGACAAAACAAGGACGTATACCCGTGAGAGCTTCACTCATTGCTTCATTTGGATTGGCCTGGCTGATTCACACACCACTGTCCTTCGCGGATAACATCAATGGCAAGAACCTCTATTCACAACGCTGCGCCATGTGTCACGGAGCAGATCTCAAGGCCACGGGGCCCCTGGCCAATAAGAGCAATCCTCCTACCCCGGACCTGACAACACGCGCATTCAAGAAACGCATGAGCGACTACCCGGGCGTCATTGTGTCTTCGGTCATACTTCGGCCCAATGGAGACCTGATTCCAAGGACGCTACGGGAGAATGGCGTGAAGGTGCCGCCGCACGCTTGGAGTGTTAAGGATTTTCGCGATTTGAATGAGTATATGAGTGGTGTGATTGCGAAGGGGTGA
- a CDS encoding DUF4238 domain-containing protein, with protein sequence MPANKKHHYVPRVYLKNFSSNDKTINLFNLSREIVISGGKLKSQCYRDYLYGIEDGLEKALGLIEGLAAKLFREIRKDLKPPSPESADYGDLLTYVIFQRNRTLYAARAINEMLVAMAQKLISYRPEIPKDIFEKVSIEVNDPAIHALKAANHSIHFALDLSCKLLLSKKGAEFITSDNPVVFYNQALESCQIHQGLGTASKGLQIFFPVSPEIAIIFYDNSTYKVGGKHGLTIQITEQRDMDQINTLILANAEENIYFLNSDQINLKEIRRGKKFRKENTGELHTFPGKRTENESSDILVHQGIRPKTGLSLSFVKELAGADELRLICENGNIRHPDLLRDPVLVTWDRQWQESVHAGNQQTFFEYMASQ encoded by the coding sequence ATGCCTGCCAATAAAAAACACCACTACGTGCCAAGGGTATATCTTAAAAACTTCTCATCTAACGACAAGACAATAAACCTATTTAATTTGAGCAGAGAAATCGTAATTTCTGGTGGAAAACTAAAATCCCAATGTTACCGAGATTATCTTTATGGAATTGAAGACGGACTCGAAAAAGCACTTGGACTGATTGAGGGCCTAGCGGCCAAACTGTTCCGTGAAATCCGCAAAGACCTGAAACCTCCATCCCCTGAAAGTGCTGACTATGGAGACCTCCTAACGTATGTTATATTTCAGCGCAACCGCACTCTGTACGCTGCTAGAGCAATCAATGAAATGCTTGTAGCAATGGCACAAAAATTAATTTCATACAGACCTGAAATACCAAAAGATATATTTGAAAAAGTCTCAATAGAGGTTAATGATCCGGCAATCCATGCTTTGAAAGCTGCAAATCACTCTATACATTTCGCTCTAGATTTATCATGCAAATTACTCCTATCAAAAAAAGGCGCAGAATTCATAACCTCTGACAACCCAGTAGTTTTCTATAATCAGGCGCTGGAATCGTGCCAAATACACCAAGGTCTTGGCACCGCATCTAAAGGGTTACAAATCTTCTTCCCCGTCTCTCCAGAGATTGCGATTATTTTCTATGATAACAGCACATACAAAGTTGGCGGAAAACATGGTCTTACGATTCAGATTACCGAGCAACGCGACATGGATCAGATAAACACTTTAATACTAGCCAACGCAGAAGAAAACATTTATTTCTTGAACAGTGACCAGATTAACTTAAAAGAAATAAGGCGAGGTAAAAAATTTCGTAAAGAGAATACTGGCGAGCTCCATACGTTCCCAGGAAAAAGGACAGAAAATGAGAGTTCTGACATCCTTGTCCATCAAGGAATTCGGCCTAAAACCGGGCTTAGCTTATCTTTCGTAAAAGAACTTGCGGGGGCAGACGAGCTCAGACTCATATGTGAGAACGGCAATATTCGTCATCCAGATCTGCTTCGCGACCCGGTCTTAGTAACTTGGGACAGGCAATGGCAAGAAAGCGTGCATGCTGGAAATCAACAAACCTTCTTTGAATACATGGCATCACAATAA
- a CDS encoding phage baseplate assembly protein V: protein MEDAIKRAVERQFPELTGGYHLPRFAKVIAVPDAPAGAGVCDDFRPRFGVDLQVLGPDGEVDASLPVLSGVPLPVPVGGDEMGFYAFPEEGTTVVVCFAYGLPHKPYIQTVLPHGLTLPSVPKGDQVWQHSEACQQRVDADGNWLRQTDGKIQDKAVQREVEAMENTESFQSHTRTVDDHSTESVGGIKKVEALGALKLLSGGSASLAAVDDLHQATGRDLNLVVGQKHNATVGGDMEERIQGIRESVAVVSQRLVSSKTWLGSEGVNVLRVLCDLLDLVQQMNSQIADHTHGPTPIPGNTKDFLSNAATSILLHTKLESITL, encoded by the coding sequence ATGGAAGACGCAATAAAACGAGCGGTAGAACGCCAGTTTCCCGAACTGACCGGTGGCTATCACCTGCCACGGTTCGCCAAGGTGATCGCCGTGCCTGATGCCCCTGCCGGCGCCGGCGTCTGTGACGACTTCCGGCCGCGCTTTGGCGTGGACCTGCAGGTGCTTGGACCGGATGGGGAGGTGGACGCGAGCCTGCCGGTGCTGTCGGGTGTGCCGTTACCGGTGCCGGTCGGTGGGGATGAAATGGGCTTCTATGCTTTCCCGGAGGAGGGCACCACGGTTGTGGTGTGCTTTGCGTACGGGTTGCCGCACAAGCCCTATATCCAGACGGTACTACCCCACGGCCTGACCCTGCCAAGCGTGCCGAAAGGCGACCAGGTGTGGCAGCACAGCGAAGCCTGCCAGCAGCGCGTCGACGCGGACGGCAACTGGCTACGCCAAACGGACGGCAAGATCCAGGACAAGGCGGTCCAGCGGGAAGTGGAGGCGATGGAGAACACCGAGAGCTTCCAGAGCCATACCAGGACGGTGGACGACCATTCAACCGAGTCGGTGGGTGGGATTAAGAAGGTCGAGGCGTTGGGCGCGCTCAAGCTGTTGTCAGGTGGATCTGCGAGCCTGGCGGCGGTAGATGATCTGCACCAGGCGACTGGGAGGGATTTGAACCTGGTGGTGGGGCAGAAGCATAACGCCACGGTGGGTGGTGATATGGAGGAACGGATTCAGGGGATCCGTGAGAGTGTGGCGGTGGTCAGCCAACGGCTGGTCTCTTCAAAGACTTGGTTGGGATCAGAGGGCGTGAACGTGCTGCGGGTGCTGTGTGATTTGCTTGACCTGGTGCAGCAAATGAATAGCCAAATTGCTGACCATACTCACGGGCCAACACCTATACCGGGAAATACAAAGGACTTTTTAAGTAACGCGGCTACTTCTATTCTGCTGCACACGAAGCTGGAGAGCATTACGCTCTGA
- a CDS encoding crotonase/enoyl-CoA hydratase family protein has translation MSELITYHLEDGIATLTLSNGKVNAISPDVVSAFNAALDQAEKDRAVVIITGTPGILSGGYDLKVMTAGPKEAIGLVTSGSTLARRLLSHPFPVIVACPGHAVAKGAFLLLSADYRIGVEGPFSIGLNEVAIGMTMHHAGIELARDRLRKSAFHRSVINAEMFDPQGALQAGFLDKVVAPEELHAAALEAARQLKKINMNAHKHTKLKVRKALLDALDDAIIQDQGHILS, from the coding sequence ATGAGTGAGTTGATTACTTACCACCTCGAAGACGGTATCGCGACCCTGACGTTGAGCAACGGCAAGGTGAATGCCATTTCTCCGGATGTGGTCAGTGCGTTTAATGCGGCACTGGATCAGGCCGAGAAGGATCGGGCGGTGGTGATCATCACCGGGACGCCGGGGATTTTGTCCGGTGGTTATGATTTGAAGGTGATGACGGCCGGCCCTAAAGAAGCCATCGGTCTGGTGACGTCGGGCTCGACGTTGGCGCGCCGTCTGTTGTCGCATCCGTTCCCGGTGATCGTGGCGTGCCCTGGGCATGCGGTGGCCAAGGGCGCGTTCCTGCTGTTGTCGGCGGATTATCGGATTGGGGTCGAGGGCCCGTTCAGCATTGGCCTCAATGAAGTGGCGATCGGCATGACCATGCACCACGCCGGGATCGAGCTGGCGCGGGATCGCCTGCGCAAGTCGGCGTTTCATCGCTCGGTGATCAATGCCGAGATGTTTGACCCGCAGGGCGCGTTGCAGGCGGGCTTCCTGGACAAGGTGGTGGCGCCTGAAGAACTGCACGCTGCCGCCCTGGAAGCGGCACGGCAGTTGAAGAAGATCAACATGAACGCCCACAAGCACACCAAGTTGAAGGTGCGTAAGGCGCTGCTGGACGCCCTGGATGACGCCATCATCCAAGATCAGGGCCATATCCTGAGTTAA
- a CDS encoding 1-acyl-sn-glycerol-3-phosphate acyltransferase, whose protein sequence is MLFLLRMLLMGLHFMLAGVLGVLVGICRPFNPDNSRLCARLYALPAMWILGLNLKADVDSLRNKPSGCVIIANHQSNYDLFVFGNVVPHRTVCIAKKSLKWVPLFGQLFWLAGNVLIDRGNAHKARRAMLTTTDTLQHKDTSIWVFPEGTRNLGKGLLPFKKGAFHMAIAAGVPIVQVCVNNYVTQMRLNRWNSGDVLIRSLPPIPTVGMTVDDVPRLMQACQVQMEACIAQMDLEWVRG, encoded by the coding sequence ATGCTTTTTCTGCTGCGTATGTTGTTGATGGGCCTGCATTTTATGCTCGCCGGTGTGCTGGGCGTGCTCGTCGGGATCTGCCGACCGTTCAACCCGGACAACAGTCGCCTGTGCGCACGTTTATACGCACTGCCGGCCATGTGGATTCTGGGGCTGAACCTCAAGGCCGACGTGGACTCGTTGCGAAACAAGCCCAGCGGCTGTGTGATCATCGCCAACCATCAGTCCAACTATGACCTGTTTGTGTTTGGCAACGTGGTGCCCCATCGCACTGTGTGTATCGCCAAGAAAAGCCTGAAATGGGTGCCGTTGTTCGGCCAGTTGTTCTGGCTGGCGGGCAATGTGCTGATCGACCGGGGCAATGCGCACAAGGCGCGCCGGGCGATGCTCACCACCACCGATACGTTGCAACACAAGGACACGTCGATCTGGGTGTTCCCGGAAGGCACGCGCAACCTGGGCAAGGGTTTGCTGCCGTTCAAGAAGGGCGCGTTCCATATGGCGATTGCCGCCGGTGTGCCGATCGTGCAGGTGTGCGTGAACAATTACGTCACGCAGATGCGCCTGAATCGCTGGAACAGTGGTGATGTGCTCATACGCTCGTTGCCGCCGATTCCTACGGTTGGCATGACGGTGGATGACGTGCCGAGGTTGATGCAGGCGTGTCAGGTGCAGATGGAGGCTTGTATTGCGCAGATGGATCTTGAGTGGGTGCGGGGGTGA
- a CDS encoding magnesium and cobalt transport protein CorA: MGRVVAAAVYSAGKKVTDITLDEGAAWAAKPGHFVWIGLEEPNAQELANLQRQFNLHELAIEDALEKHSRPKLETFGDALFIVTYSPVRENGKLVFIETHIFAGNGYIITARNGHSASYGFVRQRCEARPLLLEHGEDFVLYALLDFVTENYQPVSEAIHAEIDELERNVLCSSLNERDIQNLHGLRRDVLRLKRYVAPMVEISQELQKLSFPFIDKNMRPYFRDVQIHVTRQMEDLTTLRDIASQTIEIGVLLEASRQSVVQRKFAAWAAILAFPTAVAGIYGMNFQNMPELQWHYGYFAVLGFIALGCTGLWASFKRSGWL, encoded by the coding sequence ATGGGTAGAGTTGTTGCGGCCGCTGTCTACAGCGCCGGTAAGAAAGTTACTGACATTACCCTCGACGAAGGCGCGGCCTGGGCCGCCAAACCCGGCCACTTTGTCTGGATCGGCCTGGAAGAACCCAACGCCCAAGAGCTGGCCAACCTGCAACGCCAGTTCAACCTGCATGAACTGGCCATCGAAGACGCCCTGGAAAAACACAGCCGGCCGAAGCTGGAGACGTTCGGCGATGCACTGTTTATCGTCACGTACTCGCCGGTGCGCGAGAACGGCAAGCTGGTGTTTATCGAAACCCATATCTTTGCCGGTAACGGCTACATCATCACGGCACGCAACGGTCATTCGGCGTCCTACGGCTTTGTGCGCCAGCGTTGTGAGGCGCGGCCGTTGCTGCTGGAACACGGGGAAGATTTCGTACTGTATGCGCTGCTGGATTTCGTCACCGAGAACTACCAGCCCGTGAGCGAAGCGATCCATGCCGAGATCGATGAGTTGGAGCGCAACGTGCTGTGCAGTTCTTTGAATGAGCGCGACATCCAGAACCTTCACGGCCTGCGTCGCGACGTGCTGCGGCTCAAGCGCTATGTGGCGCCGATGGTGGAGATCAGCCAGGAACTGCAGAAGCTGAGCTTCCCGTTCATCGACAAGAATATGCGCCCGTATTTCCGTGACGTGCAGATCCACGTGACACGCCAGATGGAAGACCTCACCACCCTGCGCGACATCGCCAGCCAGACCATCGAGATCGGTGTGTTGCTGGAGGCGTCGCGCCAGAGTGTGGTGCAGCGCAAGTTCGCCGCGTGGGCGGCGATCCTCGCGTTCCCCACGGCGGTGGCGGGGATTTATGGGATGAACTTCCAGAACATGCCCGAGCTGCAATGGCACTACGGCTATTTTGCGGTGCTCGGGTTTATCGCACTGGGCTGCACCGGCTTGTGGGCCAGCTTCAAACGTTCGGGCTGGCTTTAA
- a CDS encoding amidotransferase, which translates to MSLRVCILETDVLRPELVDQYQGYGQMFQRLFSQQPIAAEFVVYNVMNGEYPDDSEQFDAYLVTGSKADSFGTDPWIERLRAYLLNRYERGDKLLGICFGHQLLALLLGGKSERASQGWGVGIHNYKMAAKAPWMSPRVEELTLLISHQDQVTALPENATVIASSDFCPFAAYHINDQVLCFQGHPEFIHDYSRALLDIRQQNLGEKIYNSGVASLEHDHHGVTVAEWMMRFVAHKPDAAA; encoded by the coding sequence ATGTCGCTACGCGTCTGCATTCTGGAAACCGATGTCCTGCGCCCGGAGTTGGTGGATCAATATCAGGGGTATGGGCAGATGTTCCAGCGTCTGTTTTCCCAGCAGCCGATTGCGGCCGAGTTCGTCGTGTACAACGTGATGAACGGCGAATACCCGGACGACAGCGAGCAGTTCGACGCTTACCTCGTCACCGGCAGCAAGGCTGACTCCTTCGGCACCGACCCTTGGATCGAGAGGCTGCGGGCGTACCTGCTCAACCGCTATGAGCGTGGCGACAAATTGCTGGGCATCTGCTTTGGCCACCAACTGCTGGCGCTATTGCTGGGCGGCAAGAGTGAGCGCGCAAGCCAGGGCTGGGGTGTGGGCATCCACAACTACAAGATGGCTGCCAAGGCGCCGTGGATGAGCCCACGGGTGGAAGAGCTGACGCTGCTGATCAGCCACCAGGACCAAGTCACCGCGCTACCGGAAAACGCCACCGTCATCGCCTCCAGCGATTTCTGCCCGTTTGCCGCGTACCACATCAACGACCAGGTGCTGTGCTTCCAGGGCCACCCGGAATTCATCCACGATTACTCCCGCGCCTTGCTGGATATTCGCCAGCAGAACCTTGGTGAGAAAATCTACAACAGCGGCGTGGCCAGCCTGGAACATGACCACCACGGCGTGACCGTGGCGGAGTGGATGATGCGTTTTGTCGCGCACAAGCCTGACGCAGCGGCTTAA
- a CDS encoding 3-hydroxyacyl-CoA dehydrogenase NAD-binding domain-containing protein, whose product MTQAIRYEKGQDQIVVLTLDMPGQSANTMNGAYREAMAASVARLEAEIDTLAGVVITSAKKTFFAGGDLNELIKVDKAQAKDFHDGVLLLKAQLRRLETLGKPVVAAINGAALGGGWEICLACHYRVALDDKSVQLGLPEVTLGLLPGGGGVVRMVRMLGLEKALPYLLEGKKIRPQPALQAGLINELAADRDELLAKSRAWILANPEARQPWDNKGYQLPGGTPSNPKVAQMLAIAPSILRSKTQGCFPAPEKILCAAVEGAQVDFDTAHLIETRYFTELVTGQVAKNMIGTFWFQLNEINAGSSRPHGFAPYVTRKVGVLGAGMMGAGIAYASACAGIEVVLKDINPAAAEKGKAHSAALLDKKVSRGQLSAEQRETTLARIHPTDSDADLAGCDLIIEAVFEDRELKAKVSAAAQRVVGADAVIASNTSTLPISGLATAVPDQGKFIGLHFFSPVDKMPLVEIIKGAHTSDETLARGFDFVLQIKKTPIVVNDSRGFFTSRVFGTFTNEGIAMLGEGVAAPMIETEARKAGMPVGPLAVSDEVSLSLMSHIRQQAAKDLLAEGKAVPQHPATLVIDLLVNEYKRGGKAAGGGFYEYPSGAQKFLWPELKSRFERPDQRISPQDVRDRLLFIQAIETVRCVEEGVLRSTADANVGSIFGIGFAAWTGGALQFINQYGLNDFIARARYLAQQYGERFTPPALLLEKAAQGASF is encoded by the coding sequence ATGACCCAAGCCATTCGTTACGAAAAAGGCCAGGACCAGATCGTGGTGCTGACCCTCGACATGCCCGGCCAGAGCGCCAACACCATGAATGGCGCGTACCGCGAGGCCATGGCGGCCAGCGTTGCGCGTCTGGAGGCGGAGATAGACACGCTGGCCGGCGTGGTCATCACCTCGGCGAAAAAGACCTTTTTCGCCGGCGGCGACCTCAATGAACTGATCAAGGTCGACAAGGCCCAGGCCAAGGATTTCCATGACGGCGTATTGCTGCTCAAGGCGCAACTGCGCCGCCTGGAAACCCTTGGCAAACCGGTGGTGGCCGCGATCAACGGCGCCGCCCTGGGCGGCGGCTGGGAGATTTGCCTGGCGTGTCATTACCGGGTCGCGCTGGACGACAAATCCGTGCAGCTCGGCCTGCCGGAGGTGACCCTGGGCCTGCTGCCGGGTGGCGGCGGCGTGGTGCGCATGGTGCGCATGCTGGGCCTGGAAAAGGCCTTGCCGTACTTGCTGGAGGGCAAAAAAATCCGCCCGCAACCGGCGTTGCAGGCCGGTTTGATCAACGAGCTGGCGGCGGATCGCGATGAGCTGCTGGCCAAGTCCCGCGCCTGGATTCTTGCCAACCCCGAGGCCCGGCAGCCGTGGGACAACAAGGGCTATCAGCTCCCCGGTGGCACGCCGTCGAACCCGAAAGTGGCGCAGATGCTGGCAATCGCCCCGTCGATCTTGCGCAGCAAAACCCAAGGCTGTTTCCCGGCACCGGAGAAGATCCTGTGTGCCGCCGTTGAGGGCGCCCAGGTCGATTTCGACACCGCGCACCTGATCGAAACCCGCTACTTCACCGAGCTGGTCACCGGACAAGTGGCGAAAAACATGATCGGCACGTTCTGGTTCCAGCTCAACGAGATCAATGCGGGCAGCTCCCGTCCCCACGGTTTTGCGCCGTACGTCACGCGCAAAGTCGGGGTGCTCGGCGCGGGCATGATGGGCGCGGGCATCGCCTATGCGAGTGCCTGCGCGGGTATCGAGGTGGTGCTCAAGGACATCAACCCGGCGGCCGCCGAAAAGGGCAAGGCGCACTCGGCGGCGTTGCTCGACAAGAAAGTCAGCCGTGGGCAATTGAGCGCCGAACAGCGGGAAACCACCCTGGCGCGCATTCATCCTACGGACTCGGACGCCGACCTGGCGGGCTGCGATTTGATCATCGAGGCAGTGTTCGAAGACCGCGAACTCAAGGCCAAGGTGTCCGCCGCCGCCCAGCGCGTGGTGGGGGCCGACGCGGTGATCGCCTCCAACACCTCGACCTTGCCGATCAGCGGGCTGGCCACGGCCGTGCCGGACCAAGGCAAGTTCATCGGCCTGCATTTCTTCAGCCCGGTGGACAAGATGCCCCTGGTGGAAATCATCAAGGGCGCCCACACCTCGGACGAAACCCTGGCCCGAGGTTTCGACTTCGTACTGCAAATCAAGAAAACCCCGATCGTGGTCAACGACAGTCGCGGTTTCTTCACTTCCCGGGTGTTCGGCACCTTTACCAACGAAGGTATCGCCATGCTCGGCGAAGGCGTGGCGGCGCCGATGATCGAGACCGAAGCGCGCAAGGCCGGCATGCCGGTGGGGCCGTTGGCGGTGTCGGATGAAGTATCCCTCAGCCTGATGAGCCATATCCGACAGCAGGCGGCCAAGGATCTGCTCGCAGAAGGCAAGGCTGTGCCGCAGCACCCGGCGACGTTGGTGATTGATCTGTTGGTCAATGAATACAAACGCGGAGGCAAGGCGGCGGGGGGTGGGTTTTACGAGTATCCGAGCGGCGCGCAGAAATTCCTGTGGCCGGAGCTCAAAAGCCGCTTTGAACGGCCCGACCAACGCATCTCGCCGCAGGATGTGCGCGACCGCCTGCTGTTTATCCAGGCCATCGAAACCGTGCGCTGCGTGGAGGAGGGTGTATTGCGATCGACGGCGGATGCCAACGTCGGTTCGATCTTCGGCATCGGCTTTGCCGCGTGGACTGGCGGCGCATTGCAGTTTATCAATCAGTACGGCTTGAACGATTTCATCGCCCGCGCCCGCTACCTGGCGCAGCAGTATGGCGAGCGCTTCACGCCACCGGCGTTGCTGCTGGAAAAAGCCGCGCAGGGCGCATCTTTCTAG
- a CDS encoding acetyl-CoA C-acetyltransferase, with protein sequence MTQALIFDAIRTPRGKGKADGALYSVKPVTLVAGLLTALARRNDLDTQQVDDIVLGCVTPVGDQGADIAKTAALVADWDVSVAGVQVNRFCASGLEAVNLGAMKVRSGFEDLVVVGGVESMSRVPMGSDGGAWVLDPHTNLHSHFTPQGIGADLIATLEGFTRQDVDAFALHSQQKAARARADGSFNKSLVAVQDQNGIVLLDHDEFIRGDSTLEGLGKLKPSFEMIGQMGFDATALRVYSHVERIQHVHTPGNSSGIVDGAALMLIGSEAKGRELRLQPRARIVATAVTSTDPTIMLTGPAPATRKALAKAGLRVEDIDLFEVNEAFASVVLKFIKDMRIDAARVNVNGGSIAMGHPLGATGCAILGTLLDELEARQQRYGLATLCVGGGMGIATIIERL encoded by the coding sequence ATGACCCAAGCTTTGATCTTTGATGCGATACGCACGCCCCGGGGCAAAGGCAAGGCTGACGGCGCCTTGTACAGCGTCAAGCCGGTGACCTTGGTGGCCGGCTTGCTCACCGCACTGGCCCGGCGCAACGACCTCGACACCCAGCAGGTGGATGACATCGTGCTGGGCTGTGTGACCCCGGTGGGCGACCAGGGCGCCGACATCGCCAAGACCGCCGCCTTAGTGGCGGACTGGGACGTCAGCGTCGCCGGCGTACAGGTCAACCGCTTCTGCGCCTCGGGCCTGGAAGCGGTGAACCTCGGCGCGATGAAAGTGCGTTCCGGTTTTGAAGACCTGGTGGTGGTCGGCGGCGTCGAGTCCATGTCCCGCGTGCCCATGGGCAGCGATGGCGGTGCCTGGGTGCTGGACCCGCACACCAACCTGCACAGCCATTTCACCCCGCAAGGTATCGGCGCGGACCTGATCGCCACCCTGGAAGGCTTTACACGCCAGGATGTCGACGCCTTTGCCCTACACTCGCAGCAGAAAGCGGCGAGGGCGCGTGCCGACGGTTCCTTCAACAAGTCGCTGGTCGCGGTGCAGGACCAGAACGGCATCGTGCTGCTGGACCACGATGAATTCATTCGTGGCGATTCCACGCTCGAAGGGCTGGGCAAGCTCAAGCCGAGTTTCGAGATGATCGGGCAGATGGGCTTTGATGCCACGGCGCTGCGGGTCTACAGCCATGTCGAACGCATCCAGCACGTACACACACCGGGCAACAGTTCCGGGATTGTCGATGGCGCCGCGTTGATGTTGATCGGCTCCGAGGCCAAGGGCCGCGAACTGCGCCTGCAACCGCGGGCGCGCATTGTCGCCACGGCGGTGACAAGCACCGACCCGACCATCATGCTCACCGGCCCCGCGCCGGCGACACGCAAGGCCCTGGCCAAGGCCGGCTTGCGCGTCGAGGACATCGACCTGTTCGAGGTCAACGAAGCGTTTGCTTCTGTGGTGCTCAAATTCATCAAGGACATGCGTATCGACGCCGCCCGGGTCAACGTCAACGGCGGCTCCATCGCCATGGGCCACCCGTTGGGCGCCACCGGCTGCGCCATCCTCGGCACCTTGCTCGACGAACTGGAAGCACGCCAGCAGCGTTACGGCCTGGCCACCCTGTGTGTCGGCGGTGGCATGGGTATCGCCACCATCATCGAACGGCTCTGA